A genome region from Deltaproteobacteria bacterium includes the following:
- a CDS encoding TetR/AcrR family transcriptional regulator, with translation MPPAKPTVKTSPSTSTQASRAREDRSRSGKEVRRQAIMNAARKIFAAKGFHATNVSDIVKEVGIAQGTFYLYFDDKRHVFSALMDEMLANSVRLLTVKEPQSEFRTVEDIERAIERMSRPMVKFFDENRDLVKIFFREAHGSALGFDEKIDQFYDRLVQLSSVYFEVARKKGLVHGDVDPSIAAIMMIGGLEKLLYRWANGRLELTSEELLHQVSMFGMHALFRTRALPAGGKS, from the coding sequence ATGCCGCCAGCCAAACCGACCGTCAAAACCAGTCCGAGCACCAGTACCCAGGCTTCCAGGGCCCGTGAGGACCGTTCCAGGTCGGGCAAGGAAGTACGCCGGCAGGCGATCATGAACGCGGCCCGGAAGATATTCGCGGCCAAGGGTTTTCATGCGACAAATGTCTCCGACATCGTGAAGGAAGTCGGTATTGCGCAAGGCACCTTTTACCTTTACTTCGACGACAAGCGGCACGTCTTTTCGGCGCTGATGGATGAGATGCTGGCCAATTCGGTAAGGCTGCTCACGGTCAAGGAGCCGCAGAGCGAATTCCGCACGGTAGAGGACATCGAGCGGGCCATCGAGCGGATGTCCCGCCCGATGGTCAAGTTCTTCGATGAGAACCGCGATCTGGTCAAGATATTCTTCCGTGAGGCCCACGGATCGGCTCTGGGTTTCGACGAGAAGATTGACCAGTTCTACGACCGGCTGGTGCAGCTCTCGTCGGTCTATTTTGAGGTCGCCCGCAAGAAGGGGCTCGTTCATGGGGATGTGGACCCCAGTATTGCCGCCATCATGATGATTGGTGGACTGGAAAAACTTCTCTACCGGTGGGCGAACGGCCGGCTGGAACTGACCTCCGAGGAACTCCTGCATCAGGTATCCATGTTCGGGATGCACGCCCTGTTCCGCACCCGCGCCCTGCCGGCAGGCGGCAAGTCCTGA
- a CDS encoding GMC family oxidoreductase: MNQPDVVVIGSGFGGSITAARLAQRGMRVLILERGPWWGPAGIERSESEHRREFPRTLNGLRKSLRNIRWARGGRSRELLLNPDGLYEYHGFRHLDVVTGSGVGGGSLIYTSIMEQPEDDFFDAFPAEITPAEMQPYFGRVREMLRPRPMPDRPEKNAVFEQMVRSSGVGEVKYPDVAIQWRQSPDDAASTHNAAGVKQAGCTHCGMCVAGCNERAKTTMDLTYLPAALAAGAVIRPMSEVMAIGEVGQGYFVRYLDRITGQELTVNAHRVVLAAGSLNTLRLLFTCRDRLGTLPRLPESLGSHFSPNTDMGGLVYRTPKVTNSAYGAAFNSFVPVRKNGRYRFLVGEVGMPTAEFKVPGFLKKRVEQSLLLLGMGRDASTGTVRFDGKGLVTDMGRSVDPEIFAEMETVMGEIARQYEPARSAVNIPSGRGSERIFTVHPLGGASIASTPAEGATDHRGQIFGHPGLHVADGSLYPKAPGIPPSFTIAALAERIAALMD; the protein is encoded by the coding sequence ATGAACCAGCCCGATGTTGTGGTCATAGGTTCGGGCTTTGGCGGCTCGATTACCGCCGCCCGGCTCGCCCAAAGGGGGATGCGCGTTCTCATACTGGAGCGCGGTCCCTGGTGGGGACCGGCAGGTATCGAACGCTCGGAGAGCGAACACCGGCGCGAATTTCCCCGGACGCTCAACGGGCTCCGCAAGTCCCTCCGGAATATCCGCTGGGCGAGGGGTGGCCGCTCCCGCGAACTCCTGCTGAACCCCGATGGCCTGTACGAATATCATGGCTTCAGGCACCTTGATGTCGTGACCGGCAGCGGCGTGGGTGGCGGATCGCTCATCTATACGAGCATCATGGAACAGCCCGAGGACGATTTCTTTGACGCGTTTCCGGCCGAGATCACTCCGGCCGAGATGCAACCCTATTTCGGAAGGGTGCGGGAGATGCTCCGCCCGCGCCCCATGCCTGACCGGCCGGAGAAGAATGCGGTTTTCGAGCAGATGGTCCGCAGCAGCGGCGTCGGTGAGGTGAAATATCCGGACGTGGCGATCCAGTGGCGCCAGTCTCCTGATGATGCCGCCTCCACGCATAACGCCGCCGGGGTCAAGCAGGCTGGCTGTACCCATTGCGGCATGTGCGTTGCGGGGTGCAACGAGCGGGCGAAGACGACAATGGACCTTACCTATCTCCCTGCGGCACTGGCGGCAGGTGCGGTGATACGCCCGATGTCGGAGGTCATGGCTATCGGCGAGGTGGGACAGGGCTATTTCGTCCGGTATCTGGACCGCATCACCGGGCAGGAACTGACGGTGAATGCTCATCGTGTTGTGCTTGCGGCCGGTTCCCTGAACACGCTTCGGCTCCTGTTCACCTGCCGGGACCGGCTGGGCACCCTGCCGCGCCTGCCAGAGTCACTGGGAAGCCATTTCTCGCCCAATACGGACATGGGCGGGCTCGTTTACCGGACGCCGAAAGTGACGAACAGCGCCTATGGTGCGGCATTCAACTCCTTCGTGCCGGTTCGCAAGAACGGGCGCTACCGGTTTCTGGTAGGCGAAGTGGGTATGCCCACGGCGGAGTTCAAAGTGCCGGGATTCCTGAAAAAGCGTGTCGAACAGTCGTTGCTGCTTCTCGGTATGGGCCGGGATGCTTCTACCGGAACGGTCCGTTTCGACGGCAAGGGACTGGTTACCGACATGGGCCGTTCGGTGGACCCGGAAATCTTCGCCGAAATGGAGACGGTGATGGGGGAAATCGCCCGCCAGTACGAGCCGGCCCGTTCCGCCGTCAACATTCCCTCGGGCAGGGGCTCGGAGCGCATATTCACGGTGCACCCGCTGGGCGGGGCATCCATCGCCTCGACACCTGCCGAAGGCGCCACGGACCATCGCGGGCAGATATTCGGCCATCCAGGCCTTCATGTGGCTGACGGATCGCTGTACCCGAAGGCACCCGGCATTCCGCCATCCTTCACTATCGCAGCCCTCGCCGAACGTATCGCCGCACTGATGGACTGA
- a CDS encoding sterol desaturase family protein, with translation MKLDPIALAIPFFFLLIGIEIVVMRRQGRRLYRFADTIACLSCGIGSEVVRIFLGLAGLLAYSWVYGNFRLLDLASYPVAAWVIGFIGVDFFYYWFHRLSHEINVLWAMHVVHHQSQDYNLAVALRQSWFQGFAATPIYFPLALIGVPPLVFAGCAAASLLYQFWIHTRTIGRLPGWYEAVMNTPSHHRVHHGINPEYIDRNHAGVFIVWDKLFGTFEPEGAEPVYGTVKPYASWNPVWANFDYWRDLRDRSRKISRLADRLHLWFADPAWQPAELGGPQPAPPVEASRFVKWDTQFPHRYKAYINFHFVSVGLGLTLMLLFREVLGWAAVSVISLLVVVTTAVWGGLMEDKSWARPVEWFRLAAIGAVATGALFMGYPAAMAAGLGLVALAGMIWFPRLSAAGIR, from the coding sequence ATGAAGCTCGATCCCATCGCGCTCGCCATCCCGTTTTTCTTCCTGCTGATCGGCATCGAGATTGTGGTCATGCGGCGCCAGGGCCGGAGGCTGTACCGGTTCGCCGATACCATCGCCTGCCTGAGCTGCGGCATCGGCTCCGAAGTCGTGAGGATATTCCTGGGACTTGCGGGGCTTCTGGCCTATTCATGGGTCTACGGGAATTTCCGGCTGCTTGACCTCGCGTCCTATCCGGTGGCCGCCTGGGTGATCGGCTTTATCGGGGTGGATTTCTTCTACTACTGGTTTCACCGCCTGAGCCACGAGATCAATGTGCTTTGGGCCATGCATGTGGTCCATCACCAGAGCCAGGACTACAACCTTGCCGTCGCCCTGCGGCAGTCCTGGTTCCAGGGGTTTGCCGCGACACCGATCTACTTCCCGCTGGCCCTGATCGGCGTTCCCCCGCTGGTTTTCGCCGGCTGTGCGGCGGCAAGCCTTTTGTACCAGTTCTGGATCCATACACGGACGATCGGGCGCCTGCCGGGCTGGTACGAAGCGGTAATGAACACCCCTTCGCACCACCGGGTCCATCACGGCATCAACCCGGAATACATCGACCGCAACCATGCGGGTGTATTCATCGTCTGGGACAAGCTTTTCGGAACTTTCGAGCCTGAAGGGGCGGAGCCTGTCTATGGCACGGTGAAGCCGTACGCGAGCTGGAACCCCGTGTGGGCGAATTTCGACTACTGGCGGGATCTGCGGGACCGGAGCCGGAAGATCAGCCGGCTTGCCGACCGGCTTCATCTGTGGTTCGCGGACCCGGCCTGGCAACCGGCCGAACTGGGCGGCCCGCAACCGGCCCCGCCGGTCGAGGCGAGCCGGTTTGTGAAATGGGATACGCAGTTTCCGCACCGCTACAAGGCCTATATCAACTTCCACTTTGTGAGCGTCGGGCTGGGCCTGACACTGATGCTGCTATTCCGGGAAGTGCTCGGCTGGGCCGCCGTGTCGGTAATTTCACTTCTCGTCGTCGTGACAACGGCGGTTTGGGGCGGCCTGATGGAAGATAAAAGCTGGGCCCGCCCGGTGGAGTGGTTCCGGCTCGCAGCAATCGGGGCGGTTGCCACCGGCGCACTGTTCATGGGCTATCCGGCGGCGATGGCCGCCGGACTGGGGCTGGTGGCGCTGGCCGGGATGATCTGGTTCCCCCGTCTGTCAGCGGCGGGTATCCGGTAA
- a CDS encoding polysaccharide deacetylase family protein, translating into MTDNDRTHEEIDRLARLLAGREELLARLARESSRERAEALAMIGQLQSELAGRSQEIEQLAGERAAAISARDEKSRELAAATDQLAASEARFREATAQSATAAEQFHREITTLTGAREKLGAELAASRDAATRLEQQISALREEISLQRADGARLAGELEQAAAARETHQQTAIRLEREVSRLDGLLSAAGTQLAERERALAGLARTAAAERMEARRRIDSGEAALRTAHERLASLEARLASSAAEADGLQQRISTLSQELESERRERIAALDAAARQAAELNAEIARLQASLSGAQERARHFEARAAELSTAVEQDRAETAGELARREGRIAELDSMAATLRAEASHLLSERERLAALLEGREGELARALGEAEAARSELSALREQASRHLSERIETGVASVEEQLRRLAQVHEDRTQEITRLEQLLGEREKFLSELVGNQSEEVRRYEQLLESHRTRIRSLEAALGPSASSAAANGQAPAGDDAVRSELAALRAETVSLSRSFDTAVRKVLAESGRTAELANLLTRIEGKLASQPSPQHGEDRERRLWESLDTLKAEIQSGQAHYKADLAALAARSDSTGHLKKLQDDIERRLQRQEQHIQSVLAAVETISRSRSVPAEPAGDASSKVIGVLHRIEKSLGAGSGQQPRQPVPGDQKLWVAAAAITILVLAGLTALLWRQSRIEERLALLAPGQADLFTPGAVAASLPAPVLDIPIPVQTQADTVSIAGRAEQAGGAVIHLDGIFFAAVPVRGGKFLFDRIPAETGTHRFELWSFTPGKGFSPPVTGEIIRHPPAAAARLTPPRPAIRELNIERGPTDRREIGLTFDGDSAEGAEVILDTLRQKRIQTTIFLTGKFMDENPGLVRQMVQDGHEVGNHTQTHPHLTTYEQNNRHDTRPEVTREWFNEELLRPEARFEEITGVQMAKIWRAPYGEVNAQILRWAHELGYRHVGWTRDYTRSLTLDSLDWVINRSDRNYQPGAKIIDRLLDFERQSKAGVNGGIVLMHLGTRRPIDDSVGLHLPRLIDEWRDRGYRFVKVSTWLGDET; encoded by the coding sequence ATGACCGATAACGACCGGACTCACGAAGAAATCGACCGCCTCGCCAGGCTACTGGCCGGGCGCGAAGAACTTCTTGCCCGGCTCGCCCGCGAGTCTTCCCGGGAACGGGCCGAAGCCCTGGCAATGATCGGGCAGCTCCAGTCGGAACTGGCGGGACGTAGCCAGGAGATCGAACAGCTCGCTGGCGAACGGGCCGCAGCCATCTCGGCCCGCGACGAAAAGTCCCGGGAACTGGCCGCTGCCACAGATCAGCTTGCCGCCAGTGAAGCCCGGTTCAGGGAAGCAACAGCCCAGTCAGCGACGGCGGCAGAGCAGTTCCACCGCGAGATCACGACGCTGACAGGCGCACGGGAAAAACTGGGCGCCGAGCTGGCCGCCAGCCGCGACGCGGCCACCCGGCTGGAACAGCAGATATCAGCCCTCCGGGAGGAGATATCCCTCCAGCGTGCAGACGGGGCCCGGCTCGCGGGTGAACTGGAACAGGCGGCCGCCGCCCGCGAAACCCACCAGCAGACCGCGATCCGGCTGGAACGCGAAGTCAGCCGTCTCGACGGCCTTCTTTCGGCAGCCGGCACGCAGCTTGCCGAACGGGAACGGGCACTGGCCGGACTCGCCCGCACTGCTGCTGCCGAGCGGATGGAGGCCCGCCGCCGGATTGATTCCGGCGAAGCCGCCCTTCGCACCGCCCATGAGAGGCTTGCCTCCCTTGAGGCCCGCCTTGCCTCTTCCGCCGCCGAGGCAGACGGGCTTCAGCAGCGGATTTCCACCTTGTCACAGGAACTGGAGTCCGAACGCCGGGAGCGCATTGCGGCGCTCGATGCCGCTGCCCGGCAGGCGGCCGAACTGAATGCCGAGATTGCCCGCTTGCAGGCAAGCCTTTCGGGGGCGCAGGAGCGGGCCCGGCATTTCGAGGCGAGGGCAGCCGAACTCTCCACCGCCGTTGAACAGGATCGTGCAGAAACCGCAGGCGAACTGGCACGCCGGGAGGGCCGGATCGCCGAACTGGACAGCATGGCGGCGACACTCCGGGCCGAGGCTTCGCACCTACTGTCCGAGCGGGAACGGCTCGCAGCACTTCTGGAAGGCCGCGAAGGTGAACTGGCCCGTGCGCTCGGCGAAGCCGAAGCGGCCCGGAGCGAACTCAGCGCCCTGCGCGAACAGGCTTCCAGGCATCTTTCCGAACGTATCGAAACCGGAGTCGCATCCGTCGAGGAGCAGCTCCGGCGGCTAGCCCAGGTCCATGAAGACCGCACGCAGGAAATTACCCGCCTGGAACAGCTTCTGGGCGAACGGGAGAAGTTCCTCTCGGAACTGGTGGGCAACCAGAGCGAGGAAGTCCGGCGTTACGAGCAGCTTCTTGAAAGCCACCGGACACGCATCCGGTCACTGGAAGCGGCCCTGGGTCCATCGGCATCATCTGCTGCTGCCAATGGCCAGGCTCCTGCCGGCGACGATGCTGTACGGAGCGAACTCGCCGCCCTGCGTGCGGAAACCGTGAGTCTCTCGCGGTCGTTCGACACCGCCGTCCGCAAGGTGCTCGCCGAAAGCGGCCGCACGGCAGAACTGGCGAACCTGCTCACCCGTATCGAGGGAAAGCTGGCCAGTCAGCCGTCACCGCAGCACGGCGAGGACCGGGAAAGGCGGCTTTGGGAATCGCTCGATACCCTCAAGGCGGAAATCCAGTCCGGACAGGCCCATTACAAGGCTGATCTTGCTGCCCTTGCCGCCCGGAGCGACTCCACCGGTCATCTGAAAAAACTGCAGGACGACATCGAAAGGCGGCTCCAGCGGCAGGAACAGCATATCCAGTCCGTGCTTGCGGCCGTGGAAACTATTTCCCGGAGCCGGTCCGTCCCTGCGGAACCGGCCGGAGACGCCAGTTCCAAGGTGATCGGCGTTCTTCATCGTATTGAAAAATCACTCGGCGCAGGCAGCGGTCAGCAGCCACGGCAGCCCGTTCCAGGCGACCAGAAGCTCTGGGTGGCTGCCGCAGCGATCACAATCCTGGTCCTCGCGGGCCTGACGGCCCTGCTCTGGCGGCAGTCCCGTATCGAGGAGCGGCTCGCCCTGCTCGCTCCCGGCCAGGCCGACCTGTTCACACCGGGGGCGGTGGCCGCCTCGCTCCCGGCTCCGGTCCTCGACATTCCCATTCCGGTCCAGACCCAAGCTGACACGGTATCGATCGCTGGGCGTGCCGAACAGGCCGGAGGCGCCGTCATTCACCTTGACGGGATATTCTTCGCCGCCGTCCCTGTCCGGGGCGGGAAGTTTCTCTTCGACCGGATTCCGGCGGAAACGGGTACGCACCGTTTCGAACTGTGGTCGTTTACCCCTGGCAAGGGGTTTTCGCCGCCCGTAACCGGCGAGATCATACGGCACCCCCCCGCTGCCGCTGCCAGGCTCACCCCACCCCGCCCGGCCATCCGGGAGTTGAATATCGAACGCGGTCCCACCGACCGGCGTGAGATCGGCCTTACTTTCGACGGTGACAGCGCCGAGGGGGCCGAGGTCATTCTCGATACGCTCCGGCAGAAACGGATCCAGACCACCATCTTTCTCACGGGCAAATTCATGGATGAAAACCCCGGACTCGTCCGCCAGATGGTCCAGGACGGGCATGAGGTGGGCAACCACACCCAGACACATCCCCACCTCACCACCTACGAACAGAACAACCGCCATGACACACGCCCGGAAGTCACCCGAGAGTGGTTCAACGAGGAGCTTCTCCGGCCCGAAGCCAGATTCGAGGAGATCACCGGCGTGCAGATGGCGAAAATCTGGAGGGCCCCGTACGGCGAAGTAAACGCCCAGATTCTCCGCTGGGCGCACGAACTCGGCTACCGGCATGTCGGATGGACCCGCGACTACACGCGAAGCCTGACGCTCGATTCGCTGGACTGGGTGATCAACCGGAGTGACCGCAACTACCAGCCGGGCGCCAAGATCATCGACCGGTTGCTCGACTTCGAACGGCAGTCGAAAGCAGGGGTAAACGGGGGGATCGTCCTGATGCATCTAGGTACACGCAGGCCGATCGACGATTCGGTCGGTCTTCATCTTCCGCGCCTGATCGACGAATGGCGCGACCGCGGCTACCGGTTCGTCAAGGTTTCGACGTGGCTCGGAGACGAAACGTGA
- a CDS encoding CTP synthase translates to MKTKFIFVTGGVTSSLGKGLAAASIGAILEARGLEVTLIKLDPYINVDPGTMSPFQHGEVFVTDDGTETDLDLGHYERYTHALMTRNNNFTSGQVYLEVINKERRGDYLGKTVQVIPHITDEIKRRVLMAAEGRHAAIVEVGGTVGDIESLPFLEAIRQFKFDIGRERTLYIHLTLVPYLPSSGELKSKPTQHSVKTLREIGIDPDILLCRVDRPLPDDMREKIALFCNVDRNCVIAAEDAKSIYEVPLNLHREGVDERIVEKLNIWAKKPDLSAWENIVRNLTQPKHHVDIAIVGKYVDLTESYKSLNEALIHGGIANGAKVNLHFVDADELPEDSLARHLDGCDGILVPGGFGKRGTEGKIRAIQYARENGIPFFGICLGMQLMVVEFARHVGGVPDATSREFDETGRNCVIDLMESQQKVTAKGGTMRLGAYECQLQRGTLAARAYGAFEISERHRHRFEFNNAFREQLQSKGLIFSGLSPDGSLVEISELENHPWFLGCQFHPEFKSRPTSPHPLFRDFIRASIEHQKGRLRPTAVAG, encoded by the coding sequence ATGAAAACCAAATTTATCTTTGTAACAGGCGGCGTCACCAGTTCACTGGGCAAGGGGCTGGCGGCGGCCAGTATTGGGGCCATTCTTGAGGCGCGGGGACTCGAAGTAACCCTCATCAAGCTCGATCCCTACATCAACGTCGATCCCGGCACCATGAGCCCCTTTCAGCACGGCGAGGTGTTCGTCACCGACGACGGCACCGAAACCGATCTCGATCTGGGCCATTACGAGCGCTACACGCACGCGCTCATGACGCGGAACAACAATTTCACGTCCGGCCAGGTTTATCTGGAAGTGATCAACAAGGAACGCCGGGGCGACTATCTGGGCAAGACTGTCCAGGTGATCCCGCACATTACCGACGAGATCAAGCGGCGTGTGCTCATGGCGGCCGAGGGCAGGCACGCCGCAATTGTCGAGGTCGGGGGCACGGTCGGTGATATCGAAAGCCTTCCGTTTCTGGAGGCCATCCGGCAGTTCAAGTTCGACATTGGACGTGAACGGACCCTTTATATCCATCTGACGCTGGTACCGTATCTTCCCAGTTCAGGGGAGCTGAAGTCGAAGCCCACCCAGCATTCGGTCAAGACCCTGCGCGAGATCGGCATAGACCCCGATATCCTGCTGTGCCGCGTGGACCGGCCGCTTCCGGATGACATGCGGGAGAAGATCGCCCTGTTCTGCAACGTGGACCGGAACTGCGTGATCGCCGCCGAAGATGCCAAATCCATCTATGAGGTTCCCCTCAACCTCCACCGGGAAGGCGTGGACGAACGGATCGTCGAGAAGCTGAACATCTGGGCGAAGAAGCCGGATCTCTCCGCGTGGGAAAATATCGTCCGGAACCTTACGCAGCCGAAACACCACGTGGATATTGCTATCGTCGGCAAATATGTGGATCTCACCGAAAGCTACAAGTCGCTGAACGAGGCTCTCATTCACGGCGGGATTGCCAACGGTGCAAAAGTGAACCTGCATTTCGTGGATGCCGATGAGCTGCCGGAGGATTCGCTCGCCCGTCATCTGGACGGGTGTGACGGGATTCTCGTGCCGGGCGGGTTCGGCAAGCGCGGCACGGAGGGCAAGATCCGGGCGATCCAGTATGCCCGCGAAAATGGTATCCCGTTTTTCGGGATATGCCTTGGAATGCAGCTCATGGTGGTGGAGTTTGCCCGCCATGTGGGCGGGGTTCCGGATGCGACTTCCCGCGAGTTCGATGAAACCGGCAGGAACTGCGTAATCGACCTGATGGAAAGCCAGCAGAAGGTGACGGCCAAGGGTGGCACCATGCGGCTGGGTGCATACGAATGCCAGCTGCAGCGGGGTACCCTGGCGGCCAGGGCTTACGGCGCATTTGAAATCAGCGAACGCCATCGCCACCGCTTTGAGTTCAACAATGCCTTTCGAGAGCAGCTCCAGTCGAAGGGACTGATCTTTTCGGGACTCTCGCCGGACGGGAGCCTTGTTGAGATCAGCGAGCTGGAAAACCATCCCTGGTTCCTGGGGTGCCAGTTCCACCCTGAATTCAAAAGCCGTCCCACGTCGCCGCACCCGCTGTTCCGGGACTTTATCCGGGCCTCTATCGAGCATCAGAAAGGCCGCCTCCGGCCCACAGCAGTGGCCGGGTAA
- the rpoN gene encoding RNA polymerase factor sigma-54, with translation MSVGPRQQLSVGLKQSQSLRLTPQLQMAIRLLQYNRLELAEHIQQEILENPMLEQVEEPPLSPELADAPAVTALPETPGKELTGQEGEGVGEFDWDSYLESYNIERAHPSLSSEGMDDETREFIQSSISRPDTLVEHLLWQVKVADFGEKERLIAAWCIENLDDRGYLVATAEEAAQATGASETEVEVVLARLRLLDPPGICSRNLRECLLAQLEVLGFEGSLVWELVDKYLEMVDGRNLKPLARKLKVEPEQVSEALHFLKTLEPVPARNWQDSDDNRYIVPDVYVEKGPDGEYRVVLNEDDIPYVRVNHQYLGLLRRQAAGGSKDTREYVQQKLRSAEWLIKSVYQRKRTIHRVMEAIIEFQRDFLDHGVSHLRPLILRDVAEKIGMHESTVSRVTSNKYVQTPRGIFELKYFFNSGISTTYGGAVASESVKERLKKLVGEEGDKPLTDMEIVSRLREEGITISRRALTKYREQLGIPASSKRKKFY, from the coding sequence ATGTCCGTTGGACCCCGCCAGCAACTGAGTGTTGGTCTCAAGCAGAGCCAGAGTCTCAGACTTACGCCGCAATTGCAGATGGCAATCCGGCTGCTGCAGTACAACCGGCTCGAACTGGCCGAGCACATACAGCAGGAAATTCTCGAAAATCCGATGCTGGAGCAGGTGGAGGAGCCGCCTCTTTCACCGGAACTGGCTGATGCCCCCGCTGTCACCGCCCTTCCCGAAACTCCGGGCAAGGAACTGACCGGGCAGGAGGGAGAGGGCGTCGGCGAGTTCGACTGGGACAGCTACCTCGAATCCTACAATATCGAACGGGCCCACCCCTCGCTTTCCTCCGAGGGGATGGACGACGAAACCCGCGAATTCATCCAGTCGTCCATCTCGCGCCCTGACACTCTGGTTGAGCACCTGCTCTGGCAGGTAAAGGTCGCCGATTTTGGCGAAAAAGAGCGCCTGATTGCAGCCTGGTGCATCGAGAACCTCGACGACCGGGGTTACCTCGTTGCAACGGCTGAGGAAGCGGCCCAGGCCACAGGTGCCAGCGAGACAGAGGTTGAAGTGGTGCTGGCCCGGCTACGGCTGCTGGACCCGCCGGGGATCTGTTCGCGCAACTTGCGTGAATGCCTGCTCGCCCAGCTCGAAGTGCTTGGCTTCGAAGGTTCGCTGGTCTGGGAACTGGTGGACAAATATCTGGAAATGGTCGATGGCCGGAACCTGAAACCGCTGGCCCGGAAGCTGAAGGTCGAACCGGAACAGGTGTCAGAAGCCCTGCATTTCCTGAAAACCCTGGAGCCGGTTCCGGCCCGGAACTGGCAGGACAGTGACGATAACCGCTATATCGTTCCCGATGTTTATGTCGAAAAGGGCCCGGACGGTGAATACCGGGTTGTTCTTAATGAGGACGATATCCCTTATGTCCGGGTTAATCATCAGTACCTGGGGCTGCTGCGCCGGCAGGCGGCGGGCGGGTCCAAGGATACCCGGGAATACGTCCAGCAGAAGCTCCGCAGCGCCGAATGGCTGATCAAGAGCGTTTATCAGCGCAAACGCACCATTCACCGGGTAATGGAGGCGATCATCGAATTCCAGCGGGATTTCCTTGATCACGGGGTTTCCCATCTCCGCCCCCTGATCCTGCGGGATGTGGCTGAAAAGATCGGAATGCATGAATCGACCGTCTCCCGGGTGACCAGCAATAAATACGTCCAGACCCCCCGTGGAATTTTTGAGCTCAAGTATTTCTTCAACTCGGGTATTTCGACTACCTATGGCGGCGCGGTGGCGAGCGAATCGGTCAAGGAAAGACTGAAGAAGCTCGTCGGCGAGGAGGGCGACAAGCCGCTGACGGACATGGAAATTGTCAGCCGCCTGAGGGAGGAAGGCATTACGATCTCCCGCCGGGCGCTGACGAAATACCGTGAGCAGCTTGGGATCCCGGCCTCCTCGAAGCGCAAGAAATTCTATTGA
- the raiA gene encoding ribosome-associated translation inhibitor RaiA has protein sequence MPSSDALRSYVETKLLKVKKYLDEPIEAHVALTAEKTQHRASIQIDAHGTRVKAEHSTTDMYATVDLAVDKIEKQLRRHKDRMKEHHATTHAGSLRMAQKETIRKPSRAAEPRAGSNLQIIRIEPIDGKPMTVDEASLQLGFMKNRFIVFRNMESDEVNVLYKRKDGALGLIVPGR, from the coding sequence ATGCCCTCAAGTGACGCTTTGCGCTCTTATGTGGAGACGAAGCTCCTGAAGGTGAAGAAATACCTCGACGAACCCATCGAGGCCCATGTCGCCCTGACTGCGGAAAAAACACAACACCGGGCATCGATACAGATCGATGCACACGGAACGCGGGTCAAGGCCGAGCATTCGACTACCGATATGTACGCGACGGTTGACCTGGCTGTCGACAAGATCGAGAAGCAGCTCCGCCGGCACAAGGACCGCATGAAGGAGCACCATGCTACGACTCATGCCGGTTCCCTGCGGATGGCCCAGAAGGAAACCATCCGTAAGCCCTCCCGGGCGGCCGAGCCGCGTGCCGGGTCGAACCTGCAGATCATCCGGATTGAACCGATCGACGGAAAGCCGATGACCGTCGATGAGGCGTCCCTGCAGCTGGGGTTCATGAAGAACCGGTTCATCGTGTTTCGCAATATGGAGTCGGACGAAGTGAACGTCCTCTACAAGCGCAAGGACGGTGCCTTGGGGCTGATCGTGCCTGGACGGTGA
- a CDS encoding PTS sugar transporter subunit IIA: MSGTVAVKIRQILMEAAYTPALSGSTSDHVLREIATLAATGGRVDADSVHRALSERERLGSTALTDGIAIPHGKLPGLKDAVVVVARHTGGIEFGALDHQPTRLFVALLAPDNDPTHHLKVLARLARLLKEPECRQKLIESVTAEAMNQAFIDADDRVA; this comes from the coding sequence TTGAGCGGTACGGTTGCGGTGAAGATCAGGCAGATTCTGATGGAAGCAGCCTACACGCCGGCACTTTCCGGTTCGACCTCGGATCATGTACTGCGGGAGATCGCTACGCTGGCCGCCACGGGCGGCCGGGTGGATGCCGACTCCGTGCACCGGGCGCTATCCGAGCGTGAGCGGCTGGGGTCAACAGCCCTTACAGATGGGATTGCAATCCCCCACGGCAAGCTGCCCGGCCTCAAAGATGCCGTGGTGGTAGTAGCCCGGCATACTGGGGGAATCGAGTTTGGCGCACTGGATCACCAGCCGACGCGGCTGTTTGTGGCGCTGCTGGCTCCGGACAATGATCCCACGCACCATCTGAAAGTGCTCGCACGGCTGGCCCGGCTCCTCAAGGAGCCCGAATGCCGCCAGAAGCTGATCGAGAGTGTGACGGCCGAGGCGATGAATCAGGCCTTTATCGACGCGGACGACCGGGTAGCCTAG